A stretch of DNA from Vibrio palustris:
ATGTCGTTCGGTAATTCGCCGGCTTCTATCCATTGCCCTAATAAATTAGCGAGTATCCGCCGAAAATACTCATGGCGCGTGTAAGATAAAAAGCTGCGCGAGTCGGTTAACATCCCCACAAATTGGCTCAGCAATCCTAACTGCGATAATTGCTCTAACTGGCGCTGCATGCCATCTTTTTGATCATTAAACCACCATCCTGAGCCGAATTGAACTTTACCGGCGATACCGCCCCCCTGAAAATTACCGATCATCGTTGCGATGACTTCGTTATCTCTTGGGTTCAAGCAATACACTATGGTTTTCGGTAGCTCGTTGGTTTTGTCCATGTCATCAAGTAAGTGTGCGAGCGGCGAAGCAATTAACTGATCACCAATCGAGTCAAAGCCACTGTCGGGGCCAAGCTGCGCAAACATACGGGTATTATTATTGCGTATTGCGCCAATGTGCATCTGCATTACCCAGTGGCGTTTAGCGTATTGTTTGCCGAGCCAAACTTGTACCGCGGTGCTAAATTGGGCGATTTCTTGTTCACTCAATGGCTGATCATTACGGCGTTTTTCCATAATGGTATTCAAGGTCGCTTCGCTGGGGATCTTATGATAACGGACGATCTCAATGCCATGGTCGGCCGCCACGCAGCCGTGCTGGGCAAAGTGATCTAACCGTATTTCTAGTGCTTGTAGTAGCGTGGGAAAGTTATGGATGGCGATGTCTGTGGTGTGACTTAACTCGATGAGATAGTCGTTAAATCCCGGCTGTTCAACCTTAAACACTTTATCAGGTCGCCAACTGGGTTTGACCTCAATATTGAAATTAGCATCCGCGGCAATGGCGGCATGATGGGTTAACGAATCGATTGGATCGTCGGTGGTTCCCACCATTTTCACGTTCATTTGCTGCATAATGCCACGGGCGGAAAACTCAGGCTGAGAGAGCTGGTCTTGAGTTTGATGCCATATTTTATCCGCGGAGTCTGGCGTCAGTATGGTATCGGTGATGCCAAATGGACGCTTGAGCTCCAGCGCTGTCCAATGGAAGAGTGGGTTGCCCATCGTGAGTGGCACCGTTTTCGCCCACGCATCGAACTTCTCCCGCTCAGATGCATGGCCGGTAATCAACTCTTCAGCAATGCCAGCGGTGCGCATGGCGCGCCATTTATAGTGATCGCCAGCAAGCCAAATCTGAGTCAGGTTATCAAATTGGCGATCATGATGAATATCGGCCGGAGATAAATGGCAGTGATAGTCATAGATCGGCTGATCGGCGGCAAAGTCATGAAAAAGGCGCTTGCCCGTTTCGTTATGTAACATAAAATCTTCAGTTAAAAAGGGAATCATAGAGCCTCCGCAAGCTGAGCAATGGTGTGTTTAGCGCCGTATTCGAGTAGACATTGATAGGCTTGACTGACTGCCGCAATCACTTCTGGATTGTGCCCAATATCCTGCGGAAAGATAGCTTCCAGTGCGAGAATATAAGGGACAACCTCGACGCCTGTACCGAACTGCTGATAGAGTTGATTGAGGCGGTCTTTTAAGGGATCGACGACTTCAATGGTGTCGCCGCGATCGTCGGTCGCGGTGGTATAACGAATCCAAGCGGCAATGCCTGTCGCAAGTAGGCGGATGTCGTTCTTATTATCTAAGTGATAGCGCAGGCTATTGACCAAGCGATAGGCGATTTTCTGACTGCCATCCATGGCAATTTGCTCGGTACGATGATAAATACAGCGATTGCAGAATCGCTCAAGCAGTTGCTTGGCATACGCGTTGAGGTCGAGCTCTTTTGTCACGTTTAGCGTCGGGGCCTGCACCGTCAGCATCAAGGTTTGTACACATCGGTAGATATCGGGGTTGTTCATACAATCGGCAATGTACTCATACCCCGCGAGGACACCAAGATAGGCGAGGAAAGAGTGACTGCCATTGAGCATACGCAGTTTCATGGCTTCATAAGCGGTGACATCGTCAACAAACTGAGCCCCAACGAGGTCCCAATCGGGGCGTCCTTGCACAAAGTTATCTTCAATGACCCATTGTTTAAACGATTCGCAAGCAATCGCACACGGGTCATAGACTCCGATCTCTTGTTCGACAAAATGTAAACTTTCTTGGGTAGCGGCGGGGACAATGCGGTCAACCATGGTGCAGGGAAAGCTAGCGTATTGCTCTATCCACTGCGCCAGTTCGGTATCGATGACGTTGGCGTACTGGAGAATGGCATTGCGTAACACGTGCCCGTTCCCTTGAATGTTATCGCAAGATAGAACGGTATAAGCCTCTCGGCCTAATTGGCGGCGACGTGCGAGTCCTGCGACAATGTAGCCGATAGCCGACTCTGGGTCTTGAGGAGACTGTAAATCATGCGCAATCGCAGGGTTGGCGCGATCTAATTGCCCAGAAGCGGCATCAATGCAGTAGCCTTTTTCAGTAATGGTGAGAGAAACAATCCGCGTATCTACGCTGGCTAATTGTTCGATGATTGCCTGTGAGCCATCGCGTTTTTTACTGACTGACGCGACGATAGTGCCAACACACTCGGCGCTTTTTTGCTGATTATATTGTTCAAGCACGGTATACAAGCCGTCTTGGTTGGCAAGATCGCTAAACAACGGCTCACCACTGAATAACGACACTTCACAGATTCCCCATGCGCTTGGCGTTTGCGCAGCCAATAAGTGGGTGTATAAGGCTTGATGGGCGCGATGAAAGGCGCCGCAGCCAATATGTACAATATGAGGTTTCAGTGCGGAGCGATCATAACAAGGCGGCTGAACCAGTGAGTTCAGTGAGGTATTAGCAATCGTATTCATAGATCACCTCGTAAT
This window harbors:
- the uxaC gene encoding glucuronate isomerase, coding for MIPFLTEDFMLHNETGKRLFHDFAADQPIYDYHCHLSPADIHHDRQFDNLTQIWLAGDHYKWRAMRTAGIAEELITGHASEREKFDAWAKTVPLTMGNPLFHWTALELKRPFGITDTILTPDSADKIWHQTQDQLSQPEFSARGIMQQMNVKMVGTTDDPIDSLTHHAAIAADANFNIEVKPSWRPDKVFKVEQPGFNDYLIELSHTTDIAIHNFPTLLQALEIRLDHFAQHGCVAADHGIEIVRYHKIPSEATLNTIMEKRRNDQPLSEQEIAQFSTAVQVWLGKQYAKRHWVMQMHIGAIRNNNTRMFAQLGPDSGFDSIGDQLIASPLAHLLDDMDKTNELPKTIVYCLNPRDNEVIATMIGNFQGGGIAGKVQFGSGWWFNDQKDGMQRQLEQLSQLGLLSQFVGMLTDSRSFLSYTRHEYFRRILANLLGQWIEAGELPNDINYIGAMLQNICYHNAKHYFDITS
- a CDS encoding mannitol dehydrogenase family protein produces the protein MNTIANTSLNSLVQPPCYDRSALKPHIVHIGCGAFHRAHQALYTHLLAAQTPSAWGICEVSLFSGEPLFSDLANQDGLYTVLEQYNQQKSAECVGTIVASVSKKRDGSQAIIEQLASVDTRIVSLTITEKGYCIDAASGQLDRANPAIAHDLQSPQDPESAIGYIVAGLARRRQLGREAYTVLSCDNIQGNGHVLRNAILQYANVIDTELAQWIEQYASFPCTMVDRIVPAATQESLHFVEQEIGVYDPCAIACESFKQWVIEDNFVQGRPDWDLVGAQFVDDVTAYEAMKLRMLNGSHSFLAYLGVLAGYEYIADCMNNPDIYRCVQTLMLTVQAPTLNVTKELDLNAYAKQLLERFCNRCIYHRTEQIAMDGSQKIAYRLVNSLRYHLDNKNDIRLLATGIAAWIRYTTATDDRGDTIEVVDPLKDRLNQLYQQFGTGVEVVPYILALEAIFPQDIGHNPEVIAAVSQAYQCLLEYGAKHTIAQLAEAL